In Macadamia integrifolia cultivar HAES 741 chromosome 12, SCU_Mint_v3, whole genome shotgun sequence, the following are encoded in one genomic region:
- the LOC122094783 gene encoding probable non-intrinsic ABC protein 5, which produces MDERRYEMIFEACSLKKDLEFCAFGDQTIIGERGINLSGGQKQRIQTVRALYHDADIYLLDDPFSAVDVHTRTHLFKECLLGILASKTIIYVTHQLIEFLRSANLILVMRDGRITQAGKYEEIFSLGTDFMELMGAHKKALTKINSIECVAALDN; this is translated from the exons ATGGATGAGAGGAGGTATGAGATGATCTTTGAAGCATGTTCATTGAAGAAGGACCTTGAATTTTGTGCCTTTGGGGACCAGACTATTATAGGGGAAAGGGGGATCAACCTGAGTGGAGGGCAGAAGCAAAGAATTCAGACTGTACGTGCTTTATACCATGATGCGGATATTTATTTGCTTGATGATCCTTTTAGTGCTGTGGATGTGCACACAAGAACTCATCTTTTTAAG GAATGTTTATTAGGAATTTTGGCTTCAAAAACAATAATTTATGTTACTCACCAATTAATAGAGTTTTTACGTTCTGCTAATCTTATCCTG GTTATGAGAGATGGACGGATTACTCAAGCaggaaaatatgaagaaattttTAGTTTAGGAACTGACTTTATGGAATTAATGGGTGCACATAAGAAAGCTTTGACAAAAATTAATTCTATCGAATGTGTGGCTGCTTTGGATAATTGA
- the LOC122094784 gene encoding ABC transporter C family member 3-like, which yields MGPLLALGCKKTLDLKDIPQLANPDSANSVFSHFRNKLDSDANGSGKGGQVSTLKLGKALGFSLWKEILWTALFSIIRTLASYVGPYLIFAFVQYHNSPHQLNYEGYTLVFIFFLSKLINGLSDRHLSFLLRKMAIRIRATLFAIIYNKGLKLSNQSKQVHSSGENINLMSVDVERTSLFSWYLHYIWKVPLQVVLALLILYKRIGLASLVAFVTRLILMLVNIPLGKLQEKFQGKLMDSKDQRMKVTSEALRNIRILKLQGWEMKFLAMIVELRSFETRWLKKLVYTSAMTVFVYLSVPMLLSMVTFGFCIFTRIPFESGKILSALATFEILQGPIYNLPDTISMVIQTKVSLDMIVSFLCLDEFHPNIIQKLPRDSAQVAIEIVEGNFAWDLHSPTLTLKYLNFQVYHSMRVAICGSVGSGKSSLLSSILGEVPIVSGTIKLNGKKAYVSQSPWI from the coding sequence ATGGGCCCTTTGCTTGCACTCGGGTGTAAGAAAACACTAGACCTTAAAGATATTCCTCAACTTGCTAATCCTGATAGTGCCAATTCGGTCTTCAgtcattttagaaataaacttgATTCTGATGCTAATGGCAGTGGTAAAGGTGGTCAGGTAAGCACACTCAAGTTGGGGAAGGCATTGGGTTTCTCATTGTGGAAAGAAATTTTATGGACCGCTCTATTCTCCATTATACGCACACTGGCTTCTTATGTTGGGCCATATCTTATTTTTGCTTTTGTTCAATATCACAATAGTCCTCACCAACTAAACTACGAAGGCTATACActagtgtttattttctttctttcaaagctCATAAATGGCCTTTCTGATAGACATTTGTCCTTTCTACTACGAAAGATGGCAATTAGGATCCGTGCTACCTTATTTGCTATAATCTATAACAAAGGTCTCAAGCTTTCAAACCAATCAAAGCAAGTCCACAGTAGTGGAGAGAACATTAATTTAATGAGTGTTGATGTTGAGAGGACTAGCCTTTTCAGTTGGTACTTGCACTATATATGGAAGGTTCCTCTTCAGGTTGTTCTAGCATTATTGATCTTGTACAAGCGCATTGGGCTTGCTTCACTTGTGGCTTTTGTTACCAGATTGATTTTAATGTTGGTAAATATTCCACTAGGAAAACTACAAGAGAAATTTCAAGGGAAGTTAATGGATTCAAAGGATCAAAGGATGAAGGTAACATCTGAGGCTCTGAGAAATATAAGGATTCTCAAGCTCCAAGGTTGGGAGATGAAGTTCTTGGCTATGATAGTTGAACTCAGGAGCTTTGAAACAAGATGGTTAAAGAAGTTAGTTTATACATCAGCTATGACTGTCTTTGTCTACTTATCTGTTCCCATGCTTTTGTccatggttacttttgggttttgtatcTTTACGAGAATTCCGTTTGAGTCAGGGAAGATTCTATCTGCACTTGCAACATTTGAGATACTCCAAGGGCCCATTTATAATCTTCCAGATACAATATCCATGGTAATTCAAACTAAAGTTTCTCTTGATATGATAGTCTCATTCCTCTGTCTTGATGAATTTCATCCGAATATAATACAAAAGCTTCCAAGAGATAGTGCCCAAGTTGCAATTGAGATAGTCGAGGGTAATTTCGCTTGGGATCTTCATTCCCCTACTCTAACATTGAAATATCTTAATTTTCAAGTGTATCACAGTATGAGAGTGGCTATTTGTGGTTCAGTTGGGTCAGGCAAGTCAAGCTTACTTTCTAGTATATTGGGAGAAGTGCCGATAGTATCTGGAACAATTAAGTTGAATGGTAAAAAAGCCTATGTTTCACAATCACCTTGGATATAG
- the LOC122094785 gene encoding polygalacturonase-1 non-catalytic subunit beta-like, translated as MEENILPSYLPSFCEQANAACSTNALMKKTMDDPNLPPVAKWPNAFKVKYDDLPKEIPLSSAIRGGLSYFRESMIKELKKLFGVVDESDMDEYKLTLRICEKSPTRGEQRSCVISVEDLIDFVVEKLGHHLRIWSTRSIEGSYENATIEALKLIHGNLSEPPAICHSQPFPFQVYYCHVIQKVKVFVVDIYAKKKVNHVIVACHYDTSTWSPDHIAFKLLGFGPGLIEVCHWIIENGMVWTKTLG; from the exons ATGGAGGAAAACATACTACCTTCCTACCTACCCTCATTCTGTGAGCAGGCTAATGCTGCTTGTTCCACAAATGCACTGATGAAAAAGACAATGGATGATCCGAACCTGCCACCAGTAGCCAAGTGGCCAAATGCTTTCAAAGTGAAATATGATGACCTCCCAAAAGAAATACCTCTCTCAAGTGCCATTCGAGGGGGATTGTCATATTTTCGTGAGTCAATG ATCAAGGAACTGAAGAAGCTTTTTGGTGTGGTGGATGAGTCAGACATGGATGAGTACAAACTCACCCTCAGGATATGTGAGAAGAGTCCCACTCGAGGTGAGCAGAGAAGCTGTGTGATTTCTGTCGAGGATCTtattgattttgttgttgagAAATTAGGGCACCATTTACGCATATGGAGTACTAGGAGCATTGAAGGATCTTATGAGAATGCCACAATTGAAGCTTTGAAACTCATCCATGGAAACCTCTCTGAACCACCAGCCATATGTCATAGTCAACCATTCCCATTTCAAGTCTATTATTGCCATGTTATACAGAAAGTAAAAGTATTTGTAGTTGATATATATGCTaagaagaaagtgaatcatGTGATCGTGGCATGCCACTATGACACATCAACTTGGAGTCCAGACCATATTGCTTTTAAGCTGTTGGGTTTTGGCCCTGGACTAATTGAAGTCTGTCATTGGATAATCGAGAATGGAATGGTTTGGACAAAGACTCTAGGTTGA